In Paenarthrobacter sp. GOM3, a single window of DNA contains:
- a CDS encoding TetR family transcriptional regulator, with amino-acid sequence MARDAEATRQRILKAAEEEFASYGIAGARVDRIADEALANKAMLYRYFGSKEQLFDEVFSRRVVAVVEETEFDALDLPAYAARAFDLYQKDPNVLRLTNWYILERGQAADLETLVASHQEKLSRIESAQKAGHLRSDLTPIELLASVRALAMTWHTLTPEMARSKLPSLKRRRETIMENVRRLVS; translated from the coding sequence ATGGCGAGAGATGCAGAAGCAACCAGGCAGCGGATCCTGAAGGCGGCAGAGGAGGAGTTCGCCAGCTATGGCATAGCCGGTGCGCGGGTGGACCGTATTGCTGACGAGGCACTGGCCAACAAGGCGATGCTGTACCGGTATTTCGGCAGCAAGGAGCAGTTGTTTGACGAGGTTTTCTCCCGGCGAGTGGTTGCAGTAGTGGAGGAGACGGAATTCGACGCACTGGACTTGCCGGCGTACGCGGCCCGTGCTTTCGACCTTTACCAGAAGGACCCCAATGTCCTCAGGCTCACCAACTGGTACATCCTTGAACGCGGCCAGGCGGCGGACCTTGAAACCTTGGTGGCCTCGCACCAGGAAAAGCTTTCCCGGATCGAAAGCGCCCAGAAAGCCGGCCACCTTCGCTCTGATCTCACACCCATCGAGCTGCTGGCAAGCGTGCGCGCCCTGGCCATGACCTGGCACACGCTCACTCCCGAGATGGCACGGTCCAAGCTTCCGAGCCTCAAACGGCGCCGCGAAACCATCATGGAGAACGTACGCAGACTCGTCAGCTAG
- a CDS encoding phosphodiesterase, which yields MELIEAEYPKPGHVLLHLSDLHLVGGPNTLHGSVDSAARLQEICDQIIASRIRPEAIIFTGDLADKGELHAYERLREMIEPVCDALGAKAIWAMGNHDNRANFRAAFQDASETSRPQDPVDRSYFVNGLRIITLDTTVPGHHYGELSESQLDWLAAELATPAPDGTILALHHPPVPCVQDLAVLVELRGQAALAAVVRNSDVRTILGGHLHYSTTAGFAGIPVSVASATCYTQDLAVRAGGQRGRDGAQSYNMIHVYEHTIVHSVVPMSGGVTVGEPVDAAEVQRRLAEAGIRIPHESRVGAHTSPGTLTSSLPLISPRVP from the coding sequence ATGGAGCTCATCGAGGCTGAATACCCCAAACCAGGTCATGTGCTTTTGCACCTGAGTGATCTTCACCTGGTGGGTGGTCCAAACACGCTCCACGGGTCCGTGGACAGTGCAGCCAGGCTCCAGGAAATCTGCGATCAGATTATCGCTTCCAGGATCAGGCCTGAGGCCATCATTTTCACTGGAGACCTCGCGGACAAGGGCGAGCTCCACGCTTACGAGCGGCTCCGCGAAATGATTGAACCCGTCTGCGACGCGCTCGGGGCCAAGGCCATATGGGCCATGGGCAACCACGATAACCGGGCGAACTTCCGCGCAGCCTTCCAGGACGCTTCCGAGACCAGCAGGCCCCAGGACCCGGTCGACCGCAGCTACTTCGTGAACGGGCTCCGGATCATCACCTTGGACACCACGGTGCCCGGCCACCACTACGGCGAGCTGTCCGAATCCCAGCTTGATTGGCTGGCCGCCGAACTGGCCACCCCGGCCCCGGATGGCACCATCCTTGCCTTGCACCACCCGCCGGTTCCCTGCGTCCAGGACCTTGCTGTGTTGGTGGAGCTGCGCGGCCAAGCCGCGCTGGCCGCCGTCGTCCGCAATTCGGACGTTCGCACCATCCTGGGTGGCCACCTGCATTACTCCACGACGGCGGGCTTCGCCGGCATCCCGGTGTCAGTCGCCTCGGCCACCTGTTACACCCAGGACCTGGCAGTACGTGCTGGCGGACAGCGTGGCCGCGATGGTGCGCAGTCGTACAACATGATCCATGTCTACGAGCACACGATCGTCCACTCAGTGGTTCCGATGTCCGGGGGCGTAACCGTTGGCGAGCCCGTGGATGCTGCAGAGGTGCAGCGGAGGCTGGCCGAAGCCGGCATCCGCATCCCACACGAGTCCCGGGTGGGGGCGCACACTTCCCCTGGCACGCTGACCTCGTCCCTGCCGCTTATTTCTCCCAGGGTGCCTTGA
- a CDS encoding LytR C-terminal domain-containing protein: MTQLHGHHVVTGPELRATFADDVRVPKGSFGRRLFHGIVLVLLVGVIAAGAVGAWAIMNGVIKVPTAIASKAPTSLCPTTTFDYVPNETVNLNVFNATSRGGLAGTVADEFAARGFKVASVDNSNTAYSGVGVVVSGVKGQAAAFNVQRNLAGTDYFQDNREDDSVDVILTPGYESLVEPQLVDQTPGKLLCPREDLRIADNSKWPVVPTLPAAQ, encoded by the coding sequence GTGACGCAACTGCACGGCCACCACGTGGTGACCGGACCGGAACTGCGGGCAACGTTTGCCGACGATGTCAGGGTTCCCAAGGGCAGCTTCGGCCGCCGGCTGTTCCATGGAATTGTCCTGGTCCTGCTGGTTGGCGTCATTGCCGCTGGTGCGGTGGGCGCATGGGCGATCATGAACGGCGTCATCAAGGTCCCCACGGCTATCGCAAGCAAGGCCCCCACCAGCCTGTGCCCAACCACCACCTTCGACTACGTGCCCAACGAAACCGTGAACCTCAACGTCTTCAATGCGACGTCGCGCGGCGGCTTGGCTGGCACGGTCGCCGACGAATTCGCTGCCCGGGGGTTCAAGGTGGCATCGGTGGACAACAGCAACACAGCCTATTCAGGGGTGGGCGTGGTTGTCTCCGGCGTCAAGGGACAGGCGGCGGCTTTCAACGTCCAGCGGAACCTGGCTGGGACGGACTACTTCCAGGACAACCGTGAAGACGATTCCGTGGACGTGATCCTCACTCCCGGCTACGAGAGCCTGGTGGAACCGCAACTGGTGGACCAGACGCCCGGCAAGCTCCTTTGCCCGCGTGAGGACCTGCGGATCGCTGACAACTCCAAGTGGCCGGTGGTGCCTACCCTGCCGGCAGCGCAGTAG
- a CDS encoding TetR/AcrR family transcriptional regulator has product MPRITAATNAAQRAETQRRILTAFGELLFTHGLPGLTMTDVARHAGVGRTAVYNYYADMEQLLIAYALDETERFIVDLRDSLAALENPVDRLALYVRAQVEDLSRRHLPPGPAMAAVLSPGSFAKLADHVGDLNVLLQDILRDGVQQGYLPDIDVAQLARLIHGTLSASAARRNRPPDGDTPAPAPAPDVELPAAQEAHTEQTVRFIQLGAGARFDDAGNPVRLERPVLDVLAGQATTALPAG; this is encoded by the coding sequence ATGCCTAGGATCACGGCCGCCACGAACGCTGCCCAACGCGCCGAGACCCAACGTAGGATTCTGACGGCCTTCGGCGAACTGCTCTTCACCCACGGACTTCCGGGGCTCACCATGACGGACGTCGCCAGGCATGCCGGTGTAGGCCGGACCGCCGTCTACAACTATTACGCGGACATGGAGCAACTGCTCATCGCGTACGCCCTGGACGAGACCGAACGCTTCATTGTGGATTTGAGGGATTCACTGGCCGCACTGGAAAACCCCGTGGACCGGCTCGCCCTGTACGTCCGGGCGCAAGTGGAGGACCTCAGCCGCCGCCACCTGCCGCCTGGGCCTGCCATGGCCGCTGTGCTTTCGCCCGGCTCCTTTGCCAAGCTCGCAGACCACGTGGGCGACCTCAACGTCCTTCTCCAGGACATCCTCCGCGATGGCGTCCAACAGGGCTATCTCCCGGACATCGACGTCGCACAGCTGGCGCGGCTCATCCACGGAACGCTTTCGGCCAGCGCCGCACGACGCAACCGACCGCCCGACGGCGACACCCCCGCGCCTGCCCCAGCCCCCGACGTCGAGCTTCCAGCCGCGCAAGAGGCGCACACGGAACAAACGGTGCGCTTCATCCAACTGGGAGCGGGAGCGCGCTTCGACGACGCCGGAAACCCGGTCCGCCTCGAGCGCCCGGTCCTCGATGTCCTCGCCGGGCAGGCAACTACTGCGCTGCCGGCAGGGTAG
- a CDS encoding type II toxin-antitoxin system VapB family antitoxin, with product MIFKAVGEGRPYPDHGYSAPRDWAALPPRPVRLDDLVTTKRTLDLEALLAEDSTFFGDLFPHVVQYQGVMYLEDGLHRAVRTALHQRTAIHARVLVIDG from the coding sequence GTGATCTTCAAAGCTGTGGGCGAGGGACGCCCGTACCCTGACCATGGATACTCCGCGCCACGCGACTGGGCTGCCCTGCCTCCGCGCCCGGTGCGCCTGGATGACCTTGTAACCACCAAACGGACCCTGGACCTGGAGGCATTGTTGGCAGAGGACTCCACATTCTTTGGCGATCTGTTCCCGCACGTCGTCCAATACCAAGGCGTCATGTACCTCGAGGACGGCCTGCACAGGGCGGTCCGTACCGCGCTTCACCAGAGGACGGCCATCCACGCCCGCGTATTGGTGATCGATGGCTAG
- a CDS encoding glutathione peroxidase, which yields MTSLYSIPLTFNDGSDADFGRFEGKAVLVVNVASECGFTRQYAGLEELYGKYREQGLEILGVPCNQFGGQEPGADEEIAEFCERNFGVSFPLTSKANVLGKEQHPLFTELTRGADGEPVKVKWNFEKFVINRDGKVVARFPSAVEPDSEDLMKAVEEALA from the coding sequence ATGACCAGCCTGTACAGCATTCCCCTCACCTTCAACGACGGCTCCGACGCTGATTTCGGCCGCTTCGAAGGGAAAGCCGTGTTGGTAGTCAACGTCGCTTCCGAATGCGGCTTCACCAGGCAGTACGCGGGCCTGGAGGAGCTGTACGGCAAGTACCGGGAGCAAGGCCTGGAGATCCTGGGTGTGCCGTGCAACCAGTTCGGCGGCCAGGAACCGGGCGCGGACGAGGAGATCGCCGAGTTCTGCGAGCGTAACTTTGGCGTCTCCTTTCCGCTGACCAGCAAGGCAAACGTGCTCGGCAAGGAACAGCACCCTCTCTTCACCGAGCTGACCCGGGGCGCCGACGGTGAGCCCGTCAAAGTGAAGTGGAACTTCGAGAAGTTCGTCATCAACCGCGACGGAAAAGTCGTGGCACGATTCCCATCCGCAGTGGAGCCCGACTCCGAAGACCTGATGAAAGCAGTGGAAGAAGCGTTGGCGTAA
- a CDS encoding M23 family metallopeptidase, translated as MGKHHDSNRAVKLIRAIGFHRVLIAGSLAILAFFAFGFQPLTSVPTSSIGGSLAQGVVEPTALGTLVAPEAETTVIDPAPEPPAQQAGTPMVYFDRAVVRTVSKDGSSGLTVASAGMPRPPAGSLYAPLEVLNPSSPYGYRYSPLTGLPGEFHWGQDYAAACGTRVYAADAGIVRAVGWHIWGGGNRVEIEHGNGLVTTYNHLQAIGVTKGQSVRVGEVIAEVGTTGWSTGCHLHFETIVNGLHTNPNGWIYLPMRQIDPLQPITMVSYQPGVGTGTTATPQWAVPVADGTNRAVIGGEHEEPVALPVVVPPVTTPPATPSAPGTSTPPTTQTPAPSVTATPTPTPTTTVTPKPTVTPTPTVTPTPTVTPTPTTPAPTPTVTPTPTTPVPTTPVPTTPAPSTTTVAPTVTVPVAPAPAVVVPPAVPAPAAPAPAPAVIAPAPAVVAPAPAPVVAPAPAPAPAAPVAPVPTPAAVLPTTLPAVVLPPGYILIGTDKVQRPDRVIVPLSTLIIPTP; from the coding sequence GTGGGCAAGCATCATGATTCAAACCGGGCAGTAAAACTGATCCGTGCCATAGGCTTCCACCGCGTTCTTATCGCTGGAAGCCTCGCCATCCTGGCGTTCTTCGCATTCGGCTTCCAGCCACTCACTTCCGTGCCGACCAGCAGCATTGGCGGTTCCCTGGCGCAGGGCGTTGTTGAACCGACGGCATTGGGCACCCTGGTGGCGCCGGAGGCCGAGACTACCGTCATCGATCCGGCCCCCGAGCCCCCGGCACAACAAGCCGGAACGCCCATGGTGTACTTCGACCGCGCCGTGGTCCGGACCGTCAGCAAGGATGGTTCATCGGGCTTGACGGTCGCCTCAGCGGGTATGCCACGCCCGCCCGCGGGGAGCTTGTACGCGCCTCTTGAGGTCCTCAATCCGAGCTCGCCTTACGGTTACCGCTACAGTCCCTTGACCGGCCTCCCCGGTGAATTCCACTGGGGCCAGGATTACGCTGCAGCATGCGGCACCCGGGTGTACGCCGCCGATGCCGGCATTGTCCGGGCCGTCGGCTGGCACATCTGGGGTGGCGGCAACCGTGTGGAAATTGAGCACGGCAACGGCCTGGTGACCACCTACAACCACCTGCAGGCGATCGGCGTCACGAAGGGCCAGTCGGTCCGCGTCGGCGAAGTCATTGCTGAGGTTGGCACCACCGGCTGGTCCACTGGCTGCCACCTCCACTTCGAGACGATCGTCAACGGACTGCACACCAATCCGAACGGCTGGATCTACTTGCCCATGCGGCAGATTGATCCGCTGCAACCCATCACCATGGTGAGCTACCAGCCAGGCGTCGGAACGGGCACCACGGCCACCCCGCAGTGGGCGGTACCAGTGGCCGATGGCACCAACCGCGCAGTCATCGGCGGCGAACACGAGGAACCCGTGGCACTGCCGGTAGTCGTTCCACCAGTGACCACCCCCCCGGCTACACCAAGCGCCCCAGGCACCAGCACGCCGCCCACCACGCAGACACCGGCGCCGTCCGTGACGGCCACGCCGACGCCTACGCCGACGACGACGGTCACCCCCAAGCCGACGGTCACCCCGACCCCTACGGTCACCCCGACGCCTACGGTCACTCCGACCCCGACGACACCCGCACCGACGCCTACGGTCACTCCGACCCCGACGACTCCCGTACCGACGACTCCCGTACCGACGACTCCCGCGCCGTCTACGACTACCGTGGCGCCGACGGTGACGGTCCCCGTGGCCCCGGCGCCCGCCGTCGTCGTGCCTCCCGCAGTGCCTGCACCAGCGGCTCCTGCGCCGGCTCCAGCAGTTATCGCGCCGGCCCCGGCAGTGGTCGCCCCGGCACCAGCTCCAGTGGTGGCACCAGCCCCGGCCCCCGCGCCGGCCGCTCCCGTCGCGCCGGTGCCCACGCCAGCTGCCGTACTTCCAACGACGCTCCCGGCTGTGGTCCTTCCGCCTGGATACATCCTGATCGGGACCGATAAGGTCCAGCGCCCGGACCGTGTGATCGTGCCGTTGTCCACGCTCATCATTCCAACGCCCTAG
- a CDS encoding MFS transporter has product MSATQMETTPATRLSRTITLAVILGCQLMMVLDTSIVTTALPHLERELDFNSTTLSWVQNSYALAFGGLLLLGARVGDLLGRRRVFMVGVGVFTLASLLAGIAFNAEVMIGARVLQGAASAFAIPATLALLVQTFPEPGERSQAISIYSAVIGAGGSVGIIVGGVFTDLLSWRWGLLINVPIGIVVLLLSPRFLPETGRVKGSVDIPGALTVTAGMSALVYGLVNAGEAGWGNLTTVVSLAAAVLLLLAFVLVERHAERPITPLRLFKDMTRSGAYIIRILIVGAMFSTFYFLSQYLQNVLGFSAFAAGIAYIPLTLLFFLMVYVIKPLSASLGKPALLVASLVIAGLGMLWLSTIGPGTAYFPDVLLPLIVLGIGQGTAIILLTEFGMSGVAQADNGAASGLVNTAHQLGGSIGLALLTVVFAGSGGTAEGTAGAEAYGAVFTSATWFYTLAVPCAALIYLAQRRAAGNASATRP; this is encoded by the coding sequence ATGTCAGCAACGCAGATGGAAACAACCCCGGCCACTCGATTGTCCAGAACCATAACCTTGGCGGTCATCTTGGGCTGCCAGCTGATGATGGTGTTGGACACTTCCATCGTGACCACGGCACTGCCGCACCTTGAACGCGAACTTGACTTCAACAGCACCACCCTCTCGTGGGTCCAGAACAGCTATGCGCTGGCTTTCGGAGGGCTGTTGTTGCTGGGCGCCCGCGTCGGAGACCTTCTGGGCAGGCGACGGGTCTTCATGGTCGGCGTAGGAGTTTTCACGTTGGCATCCCTGCTGGCCGGGATCGCCTTCAACGCCGAGGTCATGATTGGGGCCCGCGTACTCCAAGGCGCCGCATCGGCCTTCGCCATTCCGGCAACCCTGGCGCTCCTGGTGCAGACTTTCCCCGAGCCCGGGGAACGGTCCCAAGCAATCAGCATCTACAGCGCCGTGATCGGGGCCGGGGGCAGCGTGGGCATCATCGTCGGCGGTGTCTTCACAGACCTGCTGTCGTGGCGATGGGGCTTGCTGATCAATGTTCCGATCGGAATTGTCGTCTTGCTGCTGAGCCCACGTTTCCTGCCGGAAACCGGAAGGGTCAAAGGCAGTGTAGACATCCCGGGCGCGTTGACAGTTACAGCGGGAATGTCCGCCTTGGTCTATGGACTCGTGAACGCGGGCGAGGCTGGGTGGGGGAACCTGACGACCGTTGTTTCACTCGCAGCGGCCGTGCTCCTGCTTCTGGCTTTCGTGCTCGTCGAGCGTCATGCCGAGCGGCCTATCACTCCCCTGCGCCTCTTCAAAGACATGACCCGGTCGGGCGCCTACATCATCCGGATTCTGATCGTGGGGGCCATGTTCTCCACCTTCTATTTCCTCAGCCAGTACCTCCAGAATGTGCTGGGATTCAGCGCCTTCGCCGCCGGCATCGCCTACATTCCGCTCACGCTCCTGTTCTTCCTCATGGTTTACGTGATCAAACCCCTCAGCGCCTCACTGGGTAAGCCAGCGCTGCTGGTGGCCTCGTTGGTCATCGCCGGACTGGGCATGCTGTGGCTCAGCACCATAGGCCCGGGCACCGCCTATTTCCCGGACGTCCTGCTTCCACTGATCGTGCTCGGAATCGGCCAAGGAACAGCAATCATCCTGCTGACCGAGTTTGGCATGTCCGGGGTGGCACAAGCGGACAACGGCGCCGCCTCTGGATTGGTTAACACGGCACATCAACTCGGCGGGTCCATTGGCCTGGCGCTGTTGACCGTGGTGTTCGCGGGCTCCGGCGGCACAGCCGAAGGAACGGCAGGAGCCGAGGCCTACGGAGCAGTCTTCACCTCGGCCACATGGTTTTACACGCTTGCCGTCCCCTGCGCTGCACTGATCTACCTCGCGCAACGCAGGGCGGCGGGAAACGCGTCAGCTACCCGCCCGTGA
- a CDS encoding ABC-F family ATP-binding cassette domain-containing protein, with product MSTTKNPSITLTDVRLQWPDGTTALAGISGTFGSGRTGLVGSNGAGKSTLLRLIAGSLAPTSGSITTNGDVGYLPQTLTLAIDSTVADLLGIGHKLKALRAIEAGDVSVGNFDAVGDDWDIEARADKSLRHIGFTGADLERNVGEISGGEAMLVAIAGLRLQGTAITLLDEPTNNLDRQARTKLSALLSTWPGTLVVVSHDLALLELMDNTAELHGGELEVFGGPYSAWRSYVDEQQAAAVQAAQAAKQAVKTEKRQRQEAEMKLAQRARTGQTSYDNKKGSRILMNQRASDAQVSAGKLRSGSDDKVNAAQAALDAASSKIREDEQISVNLPDPDLPRSRRIAELRGTNRAFVVEGPERVAIIGANGVGKTSLLERLVSGEPLTDDDDDVESGTAGGQLLTGRSGYLRQRLDGLDEAATTLENVQAAAPRVPVGEIRNQLARFLLRGDSVYRPVGTLSGGERFRVSLAKLLFADPPPQVLILDEPTNNLDIQSVDQLVEALNAYRGAVILVSHDDGFLARLDLDLVLSLDHDGSLTELPSLPVGSRAGS from the coding sequence ATGTCTACAACAAAAAACCCGTCCATCACCCTGACCGACGTGCGCCTTCAGTGGCCCGACGGTACCACTGCCCTTGCCGGGATCTCCGGAACATTCGGATCGGGCCGTACAGGCCTTGTGGGATCCAACGGTGCCGGAAAATCGACCTTGCTGCGCCTCATAGCCGGGAGCCTCGCCCCTACAAGTGGCAGTATCACGACCAACGGTGATGTCGGGTACCTTCCGCAGACACTCACCCTCGCGATCGACTCAACGGTGGCCGACCTGCTGGGTATCGGCCACAAGTTGAAAGCCCTGCGGGCCATCGAAGCCGGCGACGTTTCCGTAGGAAACTTCGATGCGGTGGGCGATGACTGGGACATCGAAGCCCGGGCGGACAAATCCTTGCGCCACATCGGCTTTACGGGTGCGGACCTGGAGCGGAACGTGGGCGAAATTTCGGGAGGCGAAGCGATGCTTGTTGCCATCGCGGGGCTCCGGCTTCAGGGGACAGCAATCACTCTTTTGGACGAGCCAACGAACAACCTGGACAGGCAGGCGCGAACAAAACTGTCCGCTCTCCTGTCCACATGGCCGGGGACGCTGGTGGTGGTCAGCCACGACCTGGCACTGCTGGAGTTGATGGACAATACGGCGGAACTGCATGGTGGAGAACTCGAAGTGTTCGGGGGTCCGTACAGTGCTTGGCGGTCGTATGTGGATGAGCAGCAGGCCGCAGCGGTTCAGGCTGCCCAAGCTGCCAAGCAGGCCGTGAAGACTGAGAAGCGCCAGCGCCAGGAAGCTGAAATGAAGCTGGCGCAGCGGGCCCGCACCGGTCAAACCAGCTACGACAACAAGAAGGGCTCCAGGATCCTGATGAATCAGCGGGCCTCCGATGCCCAGGTGTCAGCGGGCAAGCTGCGATCAGGATCGGATGACAAGGTGAACGCTGCCCAGGCTGCACTGGATGCCGCCTCTTCCAAAATCAGGGAAGACGAACAGATCAGCGTGAACCTTCCGGACCCGGACCTTCCCCGCAGCCGGCGGATCGCCGAGCTGCGGGGAACCAATCGCGCCTTTGTGGTGGAAGGACCCGAACGGGTGGCCATCATCGGCGCCAACGGGGTGGGAAAAACCAGCTTGCTCGAACGCCTGGTCAGCGGGGAACCGTTGACAGACGATGATGACGACGTCGAATCCGGCACCGCAGGTGGTCAGCTCCTGACCGGGCGGTCCGGCTATCTGCGGCAGCGGCTCGATGGCCTGGACGAGGCCGCGACAACTTTGGAAAATGTTCAGGCGGCGGCACCACGTGTCCCTGTCGGGGAAATCCGCAACCAGTTGGCCCGGTTCTTGTTGCGGGGTGATAGCGTCTACCGTCCCGTTGGGACTCTCTCCGGTGGCGAACGGTTCAGGGTTTCCTTGGCCAAGCTTCTCTTTGCCGATCCGCCGCCACAGGTGCTGATTCTCGATGAGCCAACAAACAACCTCGACATACAGAGTGTGGACCAACTCGTGGAAGCGTTGAATGCTTACCGCGGTGCCGTCATCCTGGTCAGCCACGACGACGGGTTCCTGGCCCGTCTCGATCTGGACCTGGTGCTGAGCCTGGACCATGACGGGTCACTCACCGAGCTGCCGTCTCTGCCTGTTGGGTCACGGGCGGGTAGCTGA
- a CDS encoding stealth family protein produces MTQAQVDPIYHGSPSIEEDTIAEAVSPAVVAHLKHRSDVVRHRGRYALVNSDLTPQQAMVSDLLAVRAALDAAGVDFILVRGNDERPVIAVDWESRKVVREALVAAFRNEPFYSMTVDAKKKTSVLVADGELTTNRKSRIFRLYRPRVETGGGLWYGPALGVQLELWRFEGDHLELPVENSLTRRTMLRQDAVRGTVQRHGLSWPTIENMFADHASDIDFDVDIVFSWVDGSDPEYIARRRAQQAGAVLGEGDDHEARFRQINELKYALRSVHMFAPWIRRIFIATDSPAPAWLAEHPSVTVVRSEEFFADPSVLPTHNSQAVECQLHHIEGLSEHFLYSNDDMFFGRPVGPDMFFTPGGITKFIEADTRIGLGENDAERSGFENAARVNRKLLWERFGRITTRHLEHTAAPLRRSVVARMEKEFPAEFAKTAGSRFRAADNISVTNSFYHYYALLTGRAVTQTNAKVRYVDTTMWAGLHYLPKLLAKRHMDFFCLNDGSFPEVASDERAELVTDFLEKYFPVKAPWEK; encoded by the coding sequence ATCACACAAGCACAGGTCGATCCGATCTACCACGGCAGCCCTTCCATTGAAGAAGACACGATCGCCGAGGCGGTCTCGCCTGCCGTCGTCGCGCACCTGAAGCACAGGTCCGACGTCGTCCGTCACCGCGGGCGGTACGCCCTGGTCAACAGCGACCTCACCCCGCAGCAGGCCATGGTGTCCGACCTCCTGGCCGTCCGGGCTGCCTTGGACGCCGCAGGTGTCGACTTCATCCTGGTCCGCGGAAACGACGAGCGGCCCGTCATCGCCGTCGATTGGGAGTCCCGCAAGGTGGTCCGGGAGGCGCTGGTTGCTGCGTTCCGGAACGAGCCGTTCTACTCCATGACCGTTGACGCCAAGAAAAAGACCTCAGTGCTGGTGGCCGACGGCGAGCTGACCACCAACCGGAAGTCCCGCATCTTCAGGCTGTACCGGCCCCGGGTCGAGACCGGCGGCGGCCTCTGGTACGGACCCGCACTGGGTGTGCAGCTTGAGCTGTGGAGGTTCGAAGGCGACCACCTGGAGCTGCCGGTGGAGAATTCCCTGACCCGCCGCACCATGCTCCGGCAGGATGCCGTGCGGGGCACGGTCCAGCGGCACGGCCTCTCCTGGCCCACCATCGAAAACATGTTCGCGGACCACGCAAGCGACATCGACTTCGACGTCGACATTGTCTTTTCCTGGGTTGATGGCAGCGACCCCGAGTACATTGCCCGGCGCCGCGCCCAGCAGGCCGGCGCCGTGCTCGGGGAGGGCGACGACCATGAAGCCCGCTTCCGCCAGATCAACGAACTGAAGTACGCGCTGCGCTCCGTGCACATGTTTGCGCCGTGGATCCGCCGGATCTTCATCGCCACCGATTCGCCCGCCCCGGCGTGGCTGGCAGAGCACCCGTCGGTGACAGTGGTGCGCAGCGAGGAGTTCTTCGCCGACCCCTCAGTCCTTCCCACGCACAATTCGCAGGCCGTGGAGTGCCAGCTCCACCACATCGAGGGCTTGTCCGAGCACTTCCTGTACTCCAACGACGACATGTTCTTTGGCCGTCCCGTGGGTCCGGACATGTTCTTCACCCCTGGCGGCATCACCAAGTTCATCGAAGCGGACACCCGCATTGGCCTGGGCGAGAACGACGCCGAACGCAGCGGCTTCGAGAACGCGGCCCGCGTTAACCGCAAACTGCTCTGGGAGCGCTTCGGCCGGATCACCACCCGGCACCTGGAGCACACCGCTGCCCCGCTGCGCCGCAGCGTCGTGGCCCGGATGGAGAAAGAGTTCCCCGCGGAATTCGCCAAGACGGCCGGCAGCCGCTTCCGCGCAGCCGACAACATCTCCGTGACCAACTCGTTCTACCACTACTACGCCCTGCTCACGGGCCGCGCAGTGACGCAAACCAATGCCAAGGTCAGGTACGTGGACACCACCATGTGGGCGGGCCTGCACTACCTGCCCAAGCTGTTGGCGAAGCGCCACATGGACTTCTTCTGCCTGAACGACGGCAGCTTCCCGGAGGTCGCGTCAGATGAACGTGCGGAACTGGTGACCGATTTCCTGGAGAAGTACTTCCCCGTCAAGGCACCCTGGGAGAAATAA